Genomic window (Phragmites australis chromosome 5, lpPhrAust1.1, whole genome shotgun sequence):
GTGCCGTCCCGATAAATTCCCTGTCTTTGTTGTGTACTGAGATCGATGCGAATACATAATACAGCTGCCCGTCGAAGGCAAGGACAGAAACAGGGGCAGGTTTAGGTCACTTTCGTGGAGCAGAGTTCGTTAAACTAATGAAGGGTGAAATTTTGGAAATATGCACATCGCAAAAATAAGCTGCTTATCTCAATCGAAATGCCTGCCAAGAAACTGatggagaaagaaaaggaagttttttctttccttttgacgtcgaaagaaaaggaaaggaagttGAAGCATCTGTCGGAAGCCACAACTATGGCTGCTCTTATTTCGTTGCGCGAATACAAgatgggaaaaaaaaaggaaacaaaacaaGTGAGCTGACACCAGAAGCAAAGGGGTCACTCGAGGGCCGAGTCCACCCGGTCGACGGAGCGCGCGAAGGCCAGGATGTCCGAGGacccggccgcggccgccggctTCTCGCCGTCCGGTTCGGAGACGATGGCCTTGCGGAGCAGCCTCACCGCCGTCGGGTTCAGAGAAGAAGGCTGCTCATCAAGAGGCTGCTGCCGGTGCTTGTTCGGACCGGCCTGCTGGGCGTGGGCGTTCGCCGTCGCGTCGCTGCCACGGCCATGGTCGGCGTGCTGCTGCTTTTGATCCATCGGTCAGTATCTCACGTGAGTGGATCGGTGGATGATGTGGCGCTCGCGAGGAGTGAGgtaggtggtcgaggccgatgAGGACTGCGATGTGCGGACATGCTGCTGTGACGCTGTGAGTTGATAAGAACTTCCAGCGACTGCGTCGATCTAGTCGTCTCTTCGGGCAGCTGGTTAACACGTGTGCATGGGAAGGCGCGAGCTGCTCTACTTCTGCCGCGTGTGTCGAGCTTTCTTATTTTGCTTTACCACGCGTCATTGATAACCAGTGTGCTTTAAGGTGAGGTTTgtgtttacaattttttatggTGAAGTTGACAGTTTTATGGTTCAGGGTTAAACACGGATCTTGACAAGAGTTTATAAGGTTCAAAAGAGAAACATTCTTATTATTGTCATGCACGCTACTTTTGCCACGGCACTAACATAGGCCTGCAGAGATGATCTCACAATCCTTGATACTGAATTCAAATTTATTATCCAGATAATACGGTAAGAGTCAAGCTATCACAAAGAATCAGCCCCATCTATCCATCTTTGGTAGGCAACAAATGCTTCGAATGGCAAATAGTCTGATGGAACATGACCAGCCCCCTAGAATATAGGAAATTCAAAATATCAGTACGCAGTGGTTCAGCAAATAATATATTGTTATCGTACCGAACTGAATACCTATTTACAATACCCAAAGCAAAGAATTAGCTTAGGAATATTAAAGAAGAAAAGTTGTCAAATTGTTTAGTAAATAAAGTACCTACCAATTACAGATTTGTGTATGCTTGAAATGAGGAAAAAGTCTGATTTCCAACCTGAACTATTGCTAGAGTCCGAAAAACAGTACTCAATTTTAAGCATCACCCTCAGCTATCAAAACCAGCCAAATTGCCCTCCTAAGCCCATTTGAAGATCAATATCGTCTAAGACATTTTTGTGTCGTAATTAATCAATTGTGTATAGATTAGACTAGAGTTTAGGCCCTAAATCATTTGctattcaaaatttaaaatggTCACAGTATGCATTGTACACAGGGGGCAGTTACTTTTATGACAAACCCAATATTCTCCACATCCATGCCTGTATATGTCCCACCGTTGGGGAACTGATCGTTTCGTTTCCAGTTTGATTTATCGGATGTTCTCTTCTATTTCTACCATAAATTTATTGTACCTGACACAAAGTACGTATTTGTTTCGTTAAAGTTTCCTAGTGGCCTCATATTTCTATGCTCTCTTTAGTTTGAGAACATGCTTCGTGCTTGTACTAAACTACTAAACTTATGACAGAGCCATACTTGCCTTCAGATAAATTGAGACTCCAAAGTGAATGGATTCATTTTTCAAAAGAGATGTACAAGAAACACATTGGCCTTGCTACTCAAAAGTTCATGGaccaaaatatttatattttctgtTTCATGTAAGTAGATATAAGTACCCTGCAATCTGATTCTCCACAAACCAAGGGCGCCATTTCTCGATTTCCTTGTAGTTTATCTTCTTCAGCTATTTTAAGGCCTTGTTTGTttcctgcttctgcttctgcttctgttattggcagaagccagaacaaataGGGTTCTAGAGAAGTgccttctggagaagccagaagcctacttctgaggaaaatgaactaaaccTGAGAAACTCGCTGAGatatgcttttctgagaagctatgtgctaagaagctaaaaatttattgtagaagctaaTACCTTATTTtgaaaaacagcttttcagaaaaaccaaaagcacagcttttcagaaaagctcaaaagcaaaagctcaaacaaacaggccctaaagtTGCAGAAAAAGGAACAAGCAAAGCATGATCTCCACTGCATTGTGGCAATAATTCAGATTAGGCAAAAGATATAAGGAAACTATTCGAGAACCAAAAAAACTATCTCAGTTTTGTTTGTTGACGCTTTATATGTGATTTATTTCTTTCCATAAGACACCCTTTCCCCTTAAAGTCACTCAACTGCATTTTTCTGCTATTTTTCATGTCTTCTATACCGAACCCAGTAGACTAGGCAAAGTCAGCGTGAACTCATGGTTTTGATATGGCATGCCATAAATTGGGTTAAAAAACATAATCGATTCGGTCAACCCAATGTCCCATGGAATTGATGGTTGCATACATGTCCACTTGTGCACACTTAGTGGTTCCATGTCAAACTAATGTGTACCTAGTAGTTAACTTGCTTGGTATAGTCTGGAGAAAGCACAagaaatagcaaaaaaaaaagtgattgacttttggggttttctttctttatttgtgtgtgtgtgttgccgggggggggggggaggggggatgttATGGACAACGTACTCACTTATGAAAAGATGAAAGTGTTTGATAGAGGAAAATGAGATATTTCTATGAAAAATGATATAAAAGTTCTACAATGTAAATCAGCTATAATATtagttatttcatatttttatcCATTGGGCTCAGTTATACTGCACAAGTTGTCCAGTATCTAGTACTTCATGTTCTTTCAGTTGAATGTTTTATAACAAAAATCATTTGCATAgcatatatgaaaaaattaaccAAGTACCATGCATATTTCTGTTAAATGGTATATTTGAATACTgctatcaaaaaaataaaacgcTATGTATATCAGTGTCACACTAGAATACAATTTCACCTATTTAATTTGCTTACCTATAAAAAAACACTCTGTTACCTTTGGATGTTATGTCAAGTGATACTCTGTTAATGTTAGAATATCCCTTGTGTATTGAATATACTTGGGGCACCTCTTCCATGTTCCTGATACTTCAATCTAATGAAATGGAGGCATCATTCAAATATAGAACGACTAATACTTGACGAGAAGTCACCAAGTATATTAACAGCATTCAGTAACACCTTACCGGTTTGGCATGCAGTTTTTCTCTGCCCAATTTTATGTCAAAGAGTTTCTCGAGGGTTTGTTCTTGATTCTGGAATGATAAACTCAATATATATGATTGCTCACTTCATtgatttacaaaaaaaaaaatcttcttgCAGTTAAAGTAAGGCATATACTAAATAATTAACAAATAACTCTAGAAAAAAGGAAGATGGCATCTTAGGGATCACTTCATAGATCAGTTACTGATATGGCATTCCAAACCATACTCGAGAGGTTTCCGAAAGAAGCTCAAACATTTGACCAAGATCATATTCCTTAACTTGTTTGGTTATCCCCATCTTGTATCCACATGGTGGACACAGAATCTGCTCCATGTTAATACCTTTAATTTGCTGCATCTCACATTTTTCGAACTGTTAGACAAGGTCTAACAGAAAGTAAAATACATTGGACAAACAAATTTTAGGATTACCCTATAAAACTGGTTCATTCTCTAGGCAGGATGGAGTATTGGTATTCCAATACTTTCCATTGCACGTAGTAACCAAACTCTGTTTAAGAAAAGTAATGTTGGATGGGACGAAAGcattagacaaaaaaaaattaaaaggaaTGCAATGTTTGTAATACTGTACCTGAAATAATTCCTCTAAAATCAAGCCCATTCGGAATGCTTAAGGAACAAGTGCATTGTTCTCTATGTCTACATCAATTGCTGGATTACACAATGAATAGCCCTGAAAGAAAAACAGAAAATTGATTTAATTTCAAACTGCGATGATCTTTTGACTGTAGATCTGTATATACTTTGGAGGAAATGTGTGATACAAACTGTATATGCAAAAAGGTATGTGCAAATAATATGGGATCAAAggaataataaaataagaaataaaataagactACCTACTGGAATCCGCAAGTTGAGTAGCACATACAAACATTCGAAATTCATATGGAACAAGCACATTGTTCTGTGTCTACATCAATAGCTGGATTCCACAATGAATAGCCCTACGAGAAAAAACAGAATATTGATTTTATTGCAAGCTGGGATGATCTTTAGAATGTAGATGTGTATGTAATTGGGAGGAAATGGGTGACACAAACTGTATATGTAAAATGGTATGTAGGAACGAGAACGGCGactagaggggtgaataggcgcatcaacaaatttctttcgaaatagataatttttttctatttctcacccaacgcacctcaaaacgctcaagcggaagcaaaagaattagagagacaaagcaataaGCCTAgttccatggcaacatgacttcacagatggaatatgaattatatattccattcaagaccatttcatgtgtctttgtgcacaaaactCGCAACTTctaaagaaactagagaagatggacaccgaacaaggttatcctccaagatgatagtctagtggtaaggggactcaagacccgctcaaatacatgagtatgtgagtgtttaaaccactagcatcaagaaaaataacctacaaaggtgaaaaactgcagTTCAAAGAAAAGATCTCTGAGCAaggaacctctccaagttgatgatctagaggcgagggtactcaagacccatgagcatacactcgtatgtgagtttttatgcctctagcaataagaagaatgatatCACaaagtgctaaaatttcagcccaaaaaccaaaacgaaaataaaaatcgaaaaccgaaaaacttgtaaacttgcaagggaaccaatagagggaaagaaggaggggaattcaaacatatgcaaaaatataaacttaattactcaaagagatcagccctattttagacggattacaaagattaatctctcaaaactctcacatattacatgacctaagcactcatccttctctcctctaaaatactAGCTCtgaggctctcaaatgggtggcacaagtgggctcaagtggctggttcaaagttctctctagccctacccctctatttataggcctaggaaacttggtccttaagtttcctaactttttcccaaaatactcctctcttgtagtgcactcctacctaccaccgagggcattttAGTCTATTTAATTCTCCActcatcggacggccgcggcggcttcacgacttagcttcgcctcgatgcaagctttgcgatggtgccacatactcctccaatcctcccacggttttaaggccaaaccgcgaaaccgcctgcacgcttctcaaagcacgACTCACCGcattgcttacaccttaagcaagcgcttcgatgtcgacgcgcgTACTCCGTTATACGATCCTGActgccgacaagtctctctcgctctcgaTTCCTCGAGCCgacttgtcacttgcaccggcatccccttcgcttgactttatcaacacgccgtctccatccgctttcaatgttttgcttgacctccacgtgttcagctaggatcacccttgacttcgcccggcctccttgattgtctggcaccaagcactccgcttggccccgatcatcccgccgtcgaccgccaagttgcatccatcacctgcacaccatgaaacaagcaaatacatatctccaactccaattccaattagtccataatcattatgctcaaatgaaatctcaaatcaattcaaatcacatcaaagctcatgcaaaaccaaagatcatcaaaccaaataaatgacaatatcaatcactcatcacaagaaaaccaatgtatatttcaacttggtttctcatggTATATGTAAACTTGCTCTTAGTATGACCAAAATAATATGGGGTCAAAGAAATACAATAAGGCTGTCTATTGGTATCCACAAATCGAGTGGCACATCAAAACCGTTATTATAACAAAGGAGACTAAGTCAGACTTGCAAAGTTGacctatttaaattttaaattcaacGTACcttgaaatttgtaaaaaaaacttaACATTTTTTATGAATAATAATTCAGAAGGAAAAAGGAGACAGAATTTCTACTCATGTTTCTTGTAACACACTTCTAGGTTTAAGTTGACACTACAAAAGATACTGCAATACTCTATATACTTGATCTACAAATTTATTATGTAACTTCTTGTTAATTTTGTACCTTGACTGAACAATCAGGGTGTCCACTTGTTGGGTATTGCATATACTCTTCCAAGGGAACTAGGAGACACTTGAAGATTCTAACGGTAAGTGCATGTGTACTTTCCAACAACAGAATATAAATTTGGATAACATAGTTATCCTATCTCTAAGGGAGAAAAACATATTTGTAAGTATTCCTATACGGAAATAGAAGCAAATTAACACGATGTACTCCACTCTCCCACGAGTAAATGAGGGCTTCAAGTCATAAAACGGGCCTACATGGGACGAGGACAATATCTAGTATTGTAACACACTGAAGATGTATATTCTCAAGTGACTTCAAGGTTTGAATCAAGTTCCCAAATTTTATCTCAGAGAAGAACTAGATGTATATTCTCTCGTGAACGAGCAGTGGACCGGTTGGTCACTGGCTCCAGTAGCACTCGGAAGCTCCCGGGTTTGATTCCCAGTTGGGACGAATTCCGGAGCTGCCTCACGACACGCAAGGAGCATGGGGGCGACGCTCGAAGGTGGAGCCAAGTTCGGCGGAGGCTCAAGCCCCTGTCCTGCCTCAAACCCTGAACCTCTAATGAAGATCATATAGATTAGATCGcactgttaaaaaaatatatatgctcTATAGGCTATACACCTAAAAACCACTCAAGGATACGCTTCCAAGCGCCTCTCGAGTAGACAACTATATAATCAAGTATTGCACGATTACGCCTGCAATATAATGCAAGAACTTACTTTTTATTCAATTGGAGCTAGCTTTTCAATCGGTGTCATCATATCATATGGTAGGTGTCACCATTGGTCTGCTAACTTGCACGAACTTTTCTTAACTCAGACTAATCTTGGGTATCAGGGTCTAGGGTCTTAAACCAGATCGTGCCCATAATACTACTAGGCGAAGGATAGAAGCAGCCCCTGTCATCTGTTCAAAAACACCACCCAAATTCTGTTTTCCATTGCTTTTCTGTAGTAATTTTAAATTGACAAAGCATTATTAGAGTTTCAACTGCTATAACACAGAATATGAAGTTATTCTATAAAATCAATAGAATTTATTGTTACGTCACCTTGAAATTTATTTGTACTCCATCACCTTCTTCATTTCCTAAATATTGCAATAGTCAGAATTATAAATAAATGAGAATCTTATATAATTAAGAGATGTATCTCGAAAGATCACTTAATCTgtatttttagtaaaaagaaTTTTAATATTATACAATAGTTGTACAAAAAAGATTTTTGTATCAATTTACTCCTAAGAATTTCCTGTGAGAGTACCGGCACTATCACTCCGCTGTAAGAGCATCCTGCTATGTAGAAAGGATTTGACAGAAACACAGCATATTCAGCAAACCACTGGAATAGGAACCACCTCGTCAGTACGAGAGAAATTTGTTTCTGTTAAAACAAGTACACTATGACAGAAATACAGCATATCATGAAACATTCTGACCCTCGAAATAAAATCATAGAGGTCCACTACTCTGCTCGTATCATTTATCATGTAGTCATCTTCATGGTCAGCGTAAGAGTAACCCACACTCGCTGGTGAGTCAACCAAAAGGAGGCTAGCAATCTGGGATTGGTTGTACAACAGAAGCATCAATAATATTTTTGGGAAAATAAAACTACTCTTTAGGGGAAGTGAAGTGTTTTGGTGTAAGTATGGGAATTAGAGGTTAGTTCTATGTACTGTTGTAGGATGAGCTTCTTAAATATCCGAGCTGTGATGTCACTAAACATAAAAGAGATTTCGTATTTATTTGGGTCGTCAGTCACCTTTTATAACACTGGCACTAGAAAAGGAGCCAAatttgagaggtacatggcAGTTCCTGGAGCAAAAATTAATTGTCTTTTGGAGTGATTTCAGATatcatattttaattttgtCGTGCATCAACGTCTTTAAGCGTATTTATATGGGACATTCTAAAAgtatgtgtgtaattttttctACCGAAGTATTTTCACGGTACTTATAATCTAAAAGGATTTAAAAATACCATCAGCCTATTTTTAATATACTACAACAGAAATCAGTTAAAAGTTCATTTTTAAGTATGACACCGATGCCtaaaatcatttattttttattagcagTACTACGGGATCTTGTGAGGCAACTAAGTCTACTAAATTAACAAAAAATAGAACTACACTGTTTTGTTACAGAACCAAAAGGCAATGTGATACTTAGTTTGATATACCTTAGTCCATGCGTAAGTATTTTTAATTACTCTTGGATCGTCTTTGACATGAATCTGAGAGCCCTCTATTTTGAATGGTCCTGTAAAATATTTAGTGGTACTTGTCCAAGTTAACTCCCCTGATCCGAAAATGAAGCACGTCCAATATGATATGTAGAACAGAACCTTTTCATAACTTGAATAATTACACTACAGAGAAATGATAAATCACAGGAAACAATATACTTACCGATTGAATGTACAAAGGCACTAAACCGTGAACATGCCGGGCCACCATTTATCCAGATGATGACAGGATCTAAGGTAGGGTCCCTTTCAGATGTGGCAAAGTAATAATATATGtgtctcttttgttgttcatgtCCGATTGTTATGTACCTGCAAAATAGAAGAATGGAGGCAATAAGTGTCTTATGGTAAATCTTACTAAGTACAGGTTGTTTGCTGAGACAACTGTAACAAGTAATACTGATGAAATTGCTTAGTACTTTGTGTATAGCTCAATTAAACTCTGCACTAAAATGTGCCAAAGAACTTATGAGGGGATCCCACATATGGTGTTTCTGTTGCACGCAAAGCAGATAAGAATTTGGACAGCTTTCCCCTCTGGGAAATTGCAAATATCGTGGTGGATTTTGTTTTTATGAACCAGAGCATGTGATTAGATACCCATCGGGACCCACTTGGGCAAGACCACGGTAGTTTTATTCCCAGCCCCACATCTCTGCTGCTTTTGCGAGGCCATGGCACGGTATCTTCCTGGTTGCAAATTCTGCGCGTCGAGCGATGGCCAACGAGAGAATTCTGCTGAGAAAACCAGCATCTCGCGCTTGCCGGCCGTCAGATCTCCCTATCGGGCGACCCTTGGAGCGTGTGTCCGCTGCACTGCAATCAGGAACCTCTGCATCCGAGACGCGTCCCTTGCGTCACGACCTTGATGacctaagaagaagaaattccTGCAAAAGTGGATGATGACTCAAATGACTCTCATCATACCCTGCGGAGTGCTTGGAGGGGAGCTCGCCGTGGAACCCCGGGAACTCGGTGACCTCTGCTCCCGCCGGTGCCGCTCGCGACGACGTCACGCAATGGCACATGACAGAGCTGCTACCACCAGCAGCGCGCCGGCGTCCGCAGCGGCAAGGATTCTTCGGGGAGGCATGGCGGGGCCTCGTTCTTGACACCGCTAGCTATGACAGGGAAGAAGTCTCCCTGGCAGGCTTTCGACAGGGGCAGGGAGATATAGCCGGCGGAAGAGAGCCCAGCGGCACGTGCGCCACGCCGGTGGGCTGGCCGGATGCATTGGCCGAAGGACGCAGGGGACACATGGTTGGCACGGAGTAACGCTTGGCGCGTTGGGTTTGCTTCTTCACGTGACTTGATTTGAATTGAGGAATGGAAATCAGCCTGGTTTACCAAGTTGGAAGGAATGGGCCATTCTGGAAGTGATAACTTTGGTTGGATTGGCCTGGAATCCATACGCCGGCCATTTGGAATCTTTCCATTAGTCTATACCACCGCTGAACCTTGGTGTTGGATTGTGTTTACACCTTACGTAGCCCTGAACTTCGAAGAGTAAATTATGCCACGGTTCTATAAACTTATAAGATAGGTGAGACTAGGTTCCACTAAGTATATGATCTATTTTATGAGATATCTCTATACAGATAGATTTATAGACTCGTCTATACAAAAGATAGTATATATAACTCTAAACTAGAATtaatagagaaaataataacGAGTAGTTCTAATAAAATAGGACGCTATAATATAGACGGTTGCAAATTAAAACTATCTGTACTGTTGCTTATGCAGTGTCACACTTGTTTGTAGTATATCTCTTATAGAGATTATATTCATATAATAATCAGTAATCAATGACCGCTAGAAATCGTTTGTGTGGTATTTTGTTTGAAAATTGTGTGACTGGCAACTGCGCCTACGTGATAACATAGGGGTTGGTgtaggtaaaaaaaatatttttttggattttttgagcTCTGAAAACGTGATTTGTACTGACCTTTCGATATAGGCTCGAAAAATTACATGACTGCACCAACATAATAATATGAGGGGCTGATGTGagtaagaaaaatattttctttggatTTTTTAGCTCTGAAAAACTTAGTATGGACGGTTCATTTGGAAGCACCTATACAAACCTAATTTGTATAGACCTGTTGATATAAATGGTTAAAAAAGTGTTTAACGTGAGGTTTTCGAACCATCtatttaaattattatttagTAGTGTTcgtaaaatagaaaatagacaTATGTAGTAAAAAAATAACCAAATGTGCTTTTCAATGGTCCAAAGGCGTTTTTTTTAATCATGATGAGACGTAAAACCAACTGGCAAACTAGTATTCCGCCCTGAACTCGTAAAACCAAGGCACTTATTAATTCCTTGAAGACACTTATTAATTCGTGGCTGAGCTGGATAACAACTTGGGCTATTCTGTTGTAAATATTTCTCTCCCTATGGTGGGTTTGGAAATATTTCCCTCTCACTCAGAGGGCGAATGATGTTTTTCTATATAAAATTTGCATTTTCCACCCGTGAgatagcaaattttatagaagaCAAGGTAGCTTTATTTAAATTTGTGTACAAGTAGTTTCATTAGATGTAGAACCCAAATTTTTTATTGACAGATAAATGTTGGTACAAGACGTTTAGGGTTAATACAAAGATAGTCAAACATGATTTATTATAGTAGAATGCCGAGGATAGAATAGAGAATCGATTGTGTGGAGCAGGATATTTTTCCATCTCACACGCGTCGTTTTAcgctcctcttcttcttggtgACGTAGGAGAGACTAACACCTCTAAAGTAGTTCCACACGTATCTGAAGTTAACCCTCATGCTTCTTTAATTCCTCCTCCCAATGGTGGGGTTCCTCGTCTTGCCTCTAAAGGTCCTCATTTTGTTGCTCACGTTCCTATTCTCGCTATTCATGTTCATCATGCCGCATCTAACGTGCCTCCTGCCTCTAGCGTGTTTCCTCCATTATAACAACATACTCCTATCTAGTTTTGGCCTCTCTGATCCATCCCCCATTGTACGACAGCTTCACTGTGTTGATCAATTGCTTGAAGACACAAGGTTGTTGTTGATGAACATGGTATAAGGAGTGTAGTCCAGAATATGGAATTAGAAGGTGTGAAAGAGTGAGAAAAGGGAGCATACCATGAAATTAAGGTCTAATCCAGGACACTTGAAGAACCTCCTACAAAAGGTCTCCACATTGAATGACATTGCCATTTGGGCTTAGTGACCACACAATCACAACGAACACTCATGTTAGTGTGGCACTCCTAGGGAGTTGATCCTGCATCAATCCATGGTACTATGATAAGATGGGTGTGCATTGGAATTGTGTGAAGTGAGTAGTCAATTATTGTATAGTCATTTTGAATGACTATTTGGGTAGCACGCTTGCTTGGAGTCCTTTATCGCGATGCTGACAGAGGACGGAAGTTGGACAAAGAAATCTGATATATGATAGAAACAAAGTAGAAGAAAGTattgaaaatattacaatagtCCTATTATGACTTGTGCCTAGAATCATGCCTGCTTTGGGACAACCCTCCTAACTGACACATGCTTCGGCGTCTTGTGTTCCCATGCTCTCATATGTTGTGCTGAGTATGTGAGAGTGTCTAGCGGGACCACTATCCACATAGGCCAGTGTGAGGAGGCATCGTATAGCCCTCCTACGACTGCTACATTGGTGTGGGAGGTGCGCTGCCTAACTAGGACACACCAAGCACCTCGTGTGGAACACCCAGTTCAAGAAGGCGTCAATGTCGTACTAAGGAGAGTGCCGCACGTAGCGCTCAGGCTGTGTCACCACCTTATCTTCCTCTTCGTTCCAATCATTGAACCCTGCATATGCATTATGGAGTAAGACATGTTACTACAACAGGCAACTATGAACTTTACAAAGTAGCGAATCAATTCTTGATGGAGTTACCTATGTCCATGGGAGGGGCATGCGATGATGACCCAGAGGCATCTACAACAAACGGCCAGTCACTAAACTGTGGAACCACTGTGG
Coding sequences:
- the LOC133918908 gene encoding uncharacterized protein LOC133918908 — protein: MDQKQQHADHGRGSDATANAHAQQAGPNKHRQQPLDEQPSSLNPTAVRLLRKAIVSEPDGEKPAAAAGSSDILAFARSVDRVDSALE